A DNA window from Vagococcus penaei contains the following coding sequences:
- a CDS encoding metal-sensitive transcriptional regulator translates to MEQKPCNKQLINRLKRAEGQVRGIQKMIEEEKGCMDVVTQLSAVRSSIDRIMGMVVAENLTQCFEHPLEDEQAQLERVQQAINMIIKK, encoded by the coding sequence ATGGAGCAAAAACCATGCAATAAGCAATTAATTAATCGTTTAAAACGTGCAGAAGGTCAAGTTCGAGGCATTCAAAAAATGATTGAAGAAGAAAAGGGCTGTATGGATGTTGTGACACAGTTAAGTGCCGTTCGGTCGAGTATTGACCGAATTATGGGCATGGTTGTTGCAGAAAATCTGACACAGTGCTTTGAGCATCCTTTAGAAGATGAGCAAGCCCAACTTGAGAGAGTTCAGCAAGCCATCAATATGATTATTAAAAAATAG
- a CDS encoding rhodanese-like domain-containing protein, producing the protein MAAISNEEFQQLMTEGKVQALDVREVDEYQMGHIPEVPNLPLSVLTQRMGELSKEETYYLVCQSGGRSAMAGELLAMQGYKAINVAGGMMSWKGAIC; encoded by the coding sequence ATGGCAGCAATCAGTAATGAAGAGTTTCAACAATTAATGACTGAAGGAAAAGTTCAAGCACTTGACGTTCGTGAAGTCGATGAGTATCAAATGGGTCATATTCCAGAGGTACCTAACTTACCTCTTAGTGTGCTAACGCAACGGATGGGTGAGTTGTCAAAAGAGGAAACGTATTATTTAGTGTGTCAATCAGGGGGACGCTCAGCAATGGCTGGCGAATTACTAGCAATGCAAGGTTACAAAGCAATTAACGTCGCTGGTGGAATGATGAGTTGGAAAGGAGCAATCTGTTAA